In a genomic window of Labeo rohita strain BAU-BD-2019 chromosome 20, IGBB_LRoh.1.0, whole genome shotgun sequence:
- the bphl gene encoding valacyclovir hydrolase — translation MATLISSRAGLCLSSVFRTAKHGRFYGACVSDKMSVNGVNVHYQTTGEGNHTVLLLPGALGCAQTDFAPQLEKLDKQRFTLVAFDPRGYGRSRPPDRDFPPDFFHRDAKDAVDLMQALGFRRFSLLGWSDGGITALIAAALNPALVQKMVVWGSNAYVSQEDVQIYQSIRDVSLWSERMRRPMEEVYGAQYFRETWEKWVDGISRFTHNPQGSICREVLPLISCPTLIIHGAKDPMVPSFHPEYLLQNIKGSRLHVMTEGKHNLHLRYSSEFNTLVQEFLTQPSTSSAL, via the exons ATGGCGACACTCATTTCCAGTCGAGCTGGGCTCTGCCTGTCCAGTGTCTTCAGAACCGCCAAACACGGACGATTCTACGG CGCGTGTGTCTCCGATAAAATGTCAGTGAATGGAGTGAATGTGCACTATCAGACAACTGGAGAAGGAAATCACACTGTGCTGCTGCTGCCTGGAGCTTTAG GATGTGCTCAGACTGATTTTGCTCCTCAGTTGGAGAAGCTGGATAAGCAGCGTTTCACGCTGGTGGCGTTTGACCCGCGGGGTTACGGGCGCTCACGTCCTCCAGACAGAGACTTTCCCCCTGATTTCTTCCACAGAGAcgctaaagatgcagtggatttaATGCAA GCTCTGGGTTTCAGGCGTTTTTCTCTGTTAGGCTGGAGTGACGGCGGCATCACGGCTCTAATTGCGGCCGCGTTAAACCCAGCGCTCGTTCAGAAGATGGTGGTTTGGGGCTCCAACGCTTACGTCTCTCAAGAAGATGTTCAGATCTACCAGT CGATCCGTGACGTGTCGTTATGGAGCGAGCGAATGCGCCGGCCGATGGAGGAGGTGTACGGCGCTCAGTACTTTCGTGAGACGTGGGAGAAATGGGTGGACGGGATCAGCCGCTTCACACACAACCCGCAGG GTAGCATATGTAGGGAAGTGCTGCCGTTGATCTCCTGTCCCACACTGATCATCCACGGGGCCAAAGATCCCATGGTGCCTTCATTTCACCCAGAATACCTGCTGCAGAACATCAAGGGCTCGAG GCTGCACGTGATGACGGAGGGGAAGCACAATTTGCATCTGCGATATTCCAGCGAGTTCAACACACTGGTGCAGGAGTTTCTGACCCAACCATCAACATCTTCAGCGCTCTGA